In Mycobacteriales bacterium, the DNA window GGTTCGACGAAGCGACCGACGCTCTTCAGGCGGCGTATCCCGACTTCGACGGGGTCATCGAGCGCGTGGTGGTGCACCGCGGGGAGCTGACGCTGCACGTCAAGCGCGAGGCGATCGCCGAGGTGTGTAAGGTCCTGCGCGACGATCCGGCACTGCGCTTCGAGATGTGCGCGGGCGTGTCGGGGGTCGACTACCTCGACGATCCGACCGGTCGACGTCTGCACGCGGTCTATCACCTGTTGTCGATGACCTTCCGGCGGCGGCTGCGGCTCGAGGTCTCGGTCACCGCCGAGGATCCGCACATCCCGAGCGTTACGAGCGTCTATCCCACGGCGAACTGGCACGAGCGTGAGACCTGGGACTTCTTCGGGATCGTCTTCGACGGCCACCCGGCGTTGACCCGGATCGAGATGCCCGACGACTGGCCGGGTCACCCTCAGCGCAAGGACTATCCGCTCGGCGGCGTACCGGTCGAGTACAAGGGCGCGACGGTGCCACCTCCGGACGAGAGGAGGTTCTACGCGTAATGACTACCGAGTCCGAGACCTACACCAGCACGTACGAGTCGAGCGACCCGTACGGCGGCAACTCGCCGGAAGCGGAGGGCCGCGTCTTCACCGTCGGCGGCGGCGACTGGGACGAGATCGTCGACGCGATCGACCCGGACGTGAGCGAGCGCATCGTCGTCAACATGGGGCCCCAGCACCCGTCGACCCACGGCGTCCTGCGCCTGGTGCTCGAGCTCGAGGGCGAGACGGTGGCGCAGATCCGCCCGGTCATCGGCTACCTGCACACCGGCATCGAGAAGAACATGGAGTACCGCAACTGGACCCAGGCGGTCACCTTCATCACGCGATGCGACTACCTCTCGCCGCTGTTCAACGAGACGACGTACTGCCTGGGTGTCGAGCGGCTGCTCGACATCGAGGACCAGATCCCGGAGCGGGTCAAGGTCCTGCGCGTCCTCGTCCTCGAGCTGCAGCGGATCTCCTCTCACCTGGTCTGGCTCGCGACCGGCGGCATGGAGATCGGCGCGATCACGATGATGCTGCTCGGGTTCCGGGAGCGGGAGAAGATCCTGCAGATCCTGGAGATGATCACCGGGCTGCGGATGAACCACGCCTACGTGCGCCCGGGCGGGGTCGCCCAAGACCTGCCGGCGGGCGCGGTCGACGCGATCCGCGAGTTCATCCCCGACATGTACCGGCGCATCGACGAGTACGAAGACCTGCTCTCGGCGAACCCGATCTGGCTGGCGCGGCTGTCCGGCGTGGGCTACCTCGACACCTCCTCGTGCATGCAGCTCGGGGTGACCGGGCCGCTGCTGCGAGCGTCCGGCCTGGCCTGGGACCTCCGCAAGGAGATGCCCTACCTCGACTACGAGACCTACGACTTCAACGTCGTCACGGAGTCCGCGGGCGACTGCTACGCGCGCTACCTGGTGCGGATCAACGAGATGCGAGAGTCGCTCAAGATCATCGAGCAGGCGCTGGACCGGCTGCGCCCGGGCCCGACGATGGTCGAGGACAAGAAGATCGCGTGGCCGGCACAGCTTGCGCTCGGCTCCGACGGGCTGGGCAACTCCCTCGACCACATCCGCAACATCATGGGTACGTCGATGGAAGCGCTCATCCATCACTTCAAGCTGGTCACCGAAGGCTTCCGGGTGCCAGCCGGGCAGGCGTACGTGCCGATCGAGTCACCGCGCGGCGAGCTCGGCGCGCACGTGGTCTCCGACGGCGGAACGCGGCCGTTCCGCGTGCACCTGCGCGACCCAAGCTTCGTCAACCTGCAAGCGGTGCCGGCGGTGTCCGAGGGCGGCATGATCTCCGACGTCGTCGCGGCGGTCGCAAGCATCGACCCCGTCATGGGTGGAGTGGACAGATAGTGGCCTTGTCGGACGAGACGCGCGAGCTGGCGCGTGAGCTGATCGCGCGCTACCCCAAGCCGCGCTCGGCGCTGCT includes these proteins:
- a CDS encoding NADH-quinone oxidoreductase subunit C, with protein sequence MSERDNRRDIFGATGSGDTSGFGGLAVRAPQLLSSSKPYGGWFDEATDALQAAYPDFDGVIERVVVHRGELTLHVKREAIAEVCKVLRDDPALRFEMCAGVSGVDYLDDPTGRRLHAVYHLLSMTFRRRLRLEVSVTAEDPHIPSVTSVYPTANWHERETWDFFGIVFDGHPALTRIEMPDDWPGHPQRKDYPLGGVPVEYKGATVPPPDERRFYA
- a CDS encoding NADH-quinone oxidoreductase subunit D; this encodes MTTESETYTSTYESSDPYGGNSPEAEGRVFTVGGGDWDEIVDAIDPDVSERIVVNMGPQHPSTHGVLRLVLELEGETVAQIRPVIGYLHTGIEKNMEYRNWTQAVTFITRCDYLSPLFNETTYCLGVERLLDIEDQIPERVKVLRVLVLELQRISSHLVWLATGGMEIGAITMMLLGFREREKILQILEMITGLRMNHAYVRPGGVAQDLPAGAVDAIREFIPDMYRRIDEYEDLLSANPIWLARLSGVGYLDTSSCMQLGVTGPLLRASGLAWDLRKEMPYLDYETYDFNVVTESAGDCYARYLVRINEMRESLKIIEQALDRLRPGPTMVEDKKIAWPAQLALGSDGLGNSLDHIRNIMGTSMEALIHHFKLVTEGFRVPAGQAYVPIESPRGELGAHVVSDGGTRPFRVHLRDPSFVNLQAVPAVSEGGMISDVVAAVASIDPVMGGVDR